CCGCCGAAGCTCTTCCAGGAAGGCGGGCAGCTCGGTGGCGATCGCCGCCTGCTCCTCAGCCATCGAGGCGGAATTGTCGATGACGAAGAGCAGATCCGTCTTCTGCGCCGACAGGAGCGGGGCATCGGCCTGGCAGGTGCCAGGCAGGGTGGAGCCGGGTTCGTCCACCGGAGTGGAGCAGCCCCCGCTCCACAGGGTGAGGGCCAGCAGTGCGCTCAGGGGGATGGAATGACGCATGGAGTCTCCAGGGGGAAGGCGGCGCAGCGTAGCGTGTGCCACGCCGTCTCGCCCCTTTCGAATCGAGGGACGGATAACCGTCCGGCAGCCGACGACGAGGGGGAAAAGTACAGGTCGCGTTTGCCATGTCCGTTTTGATTGCTACGTTGGAACAACCCCCGAAGAGAAATTCGCCAACAGAACCACTTGACGGGCCCGGGACAGACGACAATCAGGCCGGGCCGCCCATCGAGGCATCGAAGACAATGTCCGACGAAAAGAAGAAGGGCCCCTCCTCCGCCGCGGCCATGCCGGCCGCCATGGCGCCTCCGGGGATGATCAACAAGGAGGACATCCCCCAGGTCCTCCCCATCCTCCCCCTGCGCAACTCCGTGTTCTTCCCCGGGGGCGTGCTCCCCCTGGCCGTGGGCCGTCAGAAGACGATCGCCCTCATCAAGGACGCCGTGCGCGATGACCAGGTCATCGGCGTCGTCACCCAGCGCCGCGCCGAGGAGGAAGACCCCGGCGCGTCCGACCTCTACACCATGGGCACCGTGGCCCGCATCGTGAAGCTGCTCAAGATGGGCGAGGACAACTACTCGCTCGTCGTGCAGGGCCTGGCGCGCTTCCGCGTGCTGGACCTGGTGCAGGAGGCCCCCTACCTCAAGGCGCGCGTGGACGCCGTCGAGGATCGCACGGCCTCGGAGAACGTCGAGGTCGAGGCGCTCGGCATCAACCTGAAGAAGCTGGCGCGCGAGGTCATCGAGCTGATGCCCGAGCTGCCCGCGGCCGCCACCGAGCTGGTGGAGTCCATCACCCACCCGGGCCACCTGGCCGACCTCATCGCCGCCAACGTGGATGTGCCCATCGAGGAGAAGCAGGCCGTCCTGGAGACGGTGGACCTCAAGGCGCGCATGAACCTCGTGCTCGAGCTGCTCAACCGCAAGCGCGAGATCCTCAAGCTGTCCAACAAGATCGACTCCGCCGTGAAGGGCGAGATGTCGAAGACCCAGCGCGAGTACTACCTGCGCCAGCAGCTCAAGGCGATCAAGGAAGAGCTCGGCGAGATGGGCGAGGAGGAGGAGGAGCTCGACGAGCTCCAGGAGCGCCTGAAGAAGGCGGGCCTGCCTCCGGACGTGGAGAAGGTGGCCAACAAGGAGCTCAACCGCCTGAAGACGATTCCGGCGGCCTCCAGCGAGTACACCGTCGCGCGCACCTACCTGGATTGGATCGCCGACCTGCCCTGGGCGAAGCTCAGCGAGGACAACCTCGACATCGAGAACGCGCGCCAGACGCTGGACAAGGACCACTACGGCATCAAGAAGGTCAAGAAGCGCATCCTCGAGTACCTGGCCGTGCGCAAGCTGAAGAACGACATGCGCGGCCCCATCCTGTGCCTCGTGGGTCCCCCGGGCGTGGGCAAGACGTCGCTCGGCCAGAGCATCGCCAAGGCGGTGGGCCGCAAGTTCGTGCGCCTGTCGCTCGGCGGCGTGCGTGACGAGGCGGAGATCCGTGGCCACCGGCGCACCTACGTCGGCGCGCTGCCGGGCCGCTTCATCCAGAGCATGAAGAAGGCCGGGATGAAGAACCCGGTGATGATGCTGGATGAAATCGACAAGCTCGGCGCGGACTTCCGCGGCGACCCGAGCGCGGCGCTGCTCGAGGTGCTCGACCCGGAGCAGAACAGCACGTTCAGCGACCACTACCTGGACGTGGCGTTCGACCTGTCCAAGGTGATGTTCATCGCCACGGCCAACCAGCTCGACCCCATCCCCGGGCCGCTCCGCGACCGCATGGAGATCATCGAGCTGACGGGCTACACCTTCGAGGAGAAGCAGAGCATCGCGCGCATCCACCTGGTGCCCAAGCAGCTCCGCGAGCACGGTCTGTCCACGGACCACATCACCATCACCGACGAGGCGCTGCTGGTGCTCACCACGGCGTACACGCGTGAGGCCGGTGTGCGTAACCTCGAGCGGCGCATCGCCGACATCTGCCGCGCGGTGGCCGTGGAGGTCGCGGGTGGCAAGACGGAGAAGCAGAACGTGGATGGCAACCGGGTGAAGGAGATCCTGGGGCCAGAGATGTTCTACTCGGAAGTGGCCGAGCGCACCGAGGTGCCGGGTGTGTCCACGGGTCTGGCCTGGACGGCGGCCGGTGGAGATCTGCTCTTCATCGAGGCGACGAAGATGGCGGGCAAGGGCGGCATGACGCTCACCGGCCAGCTCGGCGACGTGATGAAGGAGAGCGCCACGGCGGCGCTGAGCTACCTGCGCAGCAAGGCGGAGTCGCTCGGCATCAACCCGAACTTCCTCGAGAAGACGGACCTGCACCTGCACTTCCCGGCGGGCTCCATCCCCAAGGATGGTCCTTCCGCGGGCGTCACCATCCTCACCGCGCTCACCAGCCTGCTCACGGGCATCCGGGTGCGCGGCGACACGGCGATGACGGGCGAGGCCACGCTGCGTGGCCTGGTGCTGCCGGTGGGCGGCATCAAGGAGAAGGTGCTCGCGGCGCACCGCGCGGGCATCAAGCGCGTCATCCTCCCGGAGCGCTGCCGCAAGGACTTGCAGGACGTGCCGGAGCAGGCCCGCAACGAGATCGAGTTCATCTTCGCCACGCGGATGGACGAGGTGCTCGAGGCGGCCCTGGAGAAGTCTCCGTTCAAGGAGGGCGCCGACAAGAGCCTGCCTCCGCAGCCCGAGGCGACTCCTGAAGTCCGTGCCTGAGAAGGCGCGCCTGGCGCGAGCCGGGCGGTGAAGTGATGGCGGGCGGGTTCCCTTCACCGGGGGCCCGCCCGTCGTCGTTGCGGGGAACGTCCGCGCGCTCCCGTGTGTCCGAGGTGCCATGCTGAAACCCTTCCTGGGGCTCCTGCTGATCGCCGCGAGCCTGACCGCCCACGGCGCGGAGTCGACACCGGCCACTTCATCCCCCACCCCGCCCCTTCCAGAGGCGCCCCCCGCGGCCCCATGGCCCTCGGCGAGCGCGCCGCTCACGGTGGCGAAGGTGGAGTTCCCCCGGGGCTTCGGACGTCCGCGCATCTACCTGGACGCGGGACATGGCGCGCCCGGCAACGAGGGCAACTCCTCCGTCACCTGCGAGGCGGAGGAGACCTATACGCTGCGGGTGGCGCGGGAGTTGGCACGGCGGCTGGAGGCGACGGGCCACTTCCAGGTGAAGCTGAGCCGCCGCGAGCCGGGCCAACGGCCTTCCTATCCCCAGCGCCTCCAGGAGGCGGAGCAGTGGCGGGCGGCGCTCTTCCTGAGCCTGCACTCGGACGCGCGGGGCGAGGCGAGCGAGTGGCTGGCGGCGCCGGAGCGCTGGTGCGCGCGCAACGACGCGGCTCCTGGCTACAGCGTGCTCTACGCGGATGACAGCGGCACGCCGCTGGTGTCACGGAGGCTGGCGCTGGCCCGGGCGCTGGCGAAGCGCATGGGCGAGGCGGGCTTCCTGCCCTACGGAGGCGAGGACTACGTGGGCCTGTACGCCACGGATCCCGAGCAACCGGGGACCTTCGTGAGCCGGCATGTGCCCGGGCGGCGCATCTTCGTGCTGCGCAAGCCGAGCATGCCCTCGGTCATCATCGAGACGCACCATGCCTGGGACTTCGAGGAGGAGGCGCGCTGGCGCGAGGAGCGCACGCTGGAGGCCTTCGCGGCGGCGGTGGCCCAGGGACTGGTGGACGCGCTGGCCGCGAAGTAATGCATCAAAATGCCGATGAACCGCAGGGGCCGAGGGCGCCATCCGCTCAGACTTGAAGCCAGCAGCATCAGTGGAGCAAAAAGGGCACGTTCTTGTTTAAGATACTATCAATGAAATCCACATTCCTCTCTCGATTTGATAGGCGCCTCGGTGCTTCTTGGCGGCCCCATCCGCACGCCGCTTTACTGGCTGGGATTTTATGCTTGCT
This DNA window, taken from Cystobacter ferrugineus, encodes the following:
- a CDS encoding N-acetylmuramoyl-L-alanine amidase family protein — its product is MLKPFLGLLLIAASLTAHGAESTPATSSPTPPLPEAPPAAPWPSASAPLTVAKVEFPRGFGRPRIYLDAGHGAPGNEGNSSVTCEAEETYTLRVARELARRLEATGHFQVKLSRREPGQRPSYPQRLQEAEQWRAALFLSLHSDARGEASEWLAAPERWCARNDAAPGYSVLYADDSGTPLVSRRLALARALAKRMGEAGFLPYGGEDYVGLYATDPEQPGTFVSRHVPGRRIFVLRKPSMPSVIIETHHAWDFEEEARWREERTLEAFAAAVAQGLVDALAAK
- the lon gene encoding endopeptidase La, yielding MSDEKKKGPSSAAAMPAAMAPPGMINKEDIPQVLPILPLRNSVFFPGGVLPLAVGRQKTIALIKDAVRDDQVIGVVTQRRAEEEDPGASDLYTMGTVARIVKLLKMGEDNYSLVVQGLARFRVLDLVQEAPYLKARVDAVEDRTASENVEVEALGINLKKLAREVIELMPELPAAATELVESITHPGHLADLIAANVDVPIEEKQAVLETVDLKARMNLVLELLNRKREILKLSNKIDSAVKGEMSKTQREYYLRQQLKAIKEELGEMGEEEEELDELQERLKKAGLPPDVEKVANKELNRLKTIPAASSEYTVARTYLDWIADLPWAKLSEDNLDIENARQTLDKDHYGIKKVKKRILEYLAVRKLKNDMRGPILCLVGPPGVGKTSLGQSIAKAVGRKFVRLSLGGVRDEAEIRGHRRTYVGALPGRFIQSMKKAGMKNPVMMLDEIDKLGADFRGDPSAALLEVLDPEQNSTFSDHYLDVAFDLSKVMFIATANQLDPIPGPLRDRMEIIELTGYTFEEKQSIARIHLVPKQLREHGLSTDHITITDEALLVLTTAYTREAGVRNLERRIADICRAVAVEVAGGKTEKQNVDGNRVKEILGPEMFYSEVAERTEVPGVSTGLAWTAAGGDLLFIEATKMAGKGGMTLTGQLGDVMKESATAALSYLRSKAESLGINPNFLEKTDLHLHFPAGSIPKDGPSAGVTILTALTSLLTGIRVRGDTAMTGEATLRGLVLPVGGIKEKVLAAHRAGIKRVILPERCRKDLQDVPEQARNEIEFIFATRMDEVLEAALEKSPFKEGADKSLPPQPEATPEVRA